The genomic stretch TCTCATCCTCCGCTCAAACCTTTTTGAGAATTCGTGTTCTATCTCATGATCCGCCGGCAGGGCTTCCAGTTCGCATATGTCCGCCTTGATGACGGCTTCCCTGAGCATGTCGTCGGTAAAATTAATCGTCATCAGAGTTTCCCTCCATTCCCAGAATTTCCTCAAGCATGCGCCTCGCGCGCTCGAGCCGCTTTCTGACCGCCGCCTCGGAAATACCAAGCATCTCCGCTATTTCCGCGTTCGAAAACTCCTGGACGTATTTCAGCTTCAGTGCGTCTTTATATATGACGGGCAGCTTCAGCACGGCCTTTGTGAGGCTATCCAGATTTTCCGTTTGCTCCGGGAGATCTCCGGCGGCGCAAAACACAGCTTCCTCAATCGGAACGGCAGAATACCTTTTCCGGCTGTTATACATGTTGATGGCAACGTTCCTAACAATAATAACAACGTAGTTCCTCGTTTTGTGACAGGAAATTTCGCCCACCTTATCGAAATTCTCAAGTATTTTTAGAAACGCTTGATGCACCGCGTCCTCCGCGAGGCCCTCGTCGTTCAGAATACCGTTTGCGACGTGGAACATGAGCTTTCTGTATGTAAGGTAAAGCGATTCGAATTTGCTCTTTTCGTCATCGCCATCAAGCATCGCCAGATATATCGGGAGCATCTCCAACCATCCCTCCTTTGTGACCTGTGTTTTCCAACGCGCGGTTTTGCGTGCAGCCTGCGACCGGAAAACCGCGCATTAATGCAGCCGCCGACAGTAATATCGTATACTTGCTGGAAAATAATATCAAGCGGCAACATATAATTTGACGTTTTTTGCCGCGGCTGGTTCCCAAATACATATCGACTCGAACAAATCACACACATGAAAATTCAAGGTTTCCCGGCATCTCCGCCGCCGGAAATCACTTTTTTTGAGGGCGGCAAATCACCGGGAAAACCTATATTCTAGTCATTCTTTACATTTTATTTTCAGCGTCAGATGCCGTACGGCAGATTTGCATCTGCGCCCCAATTAATACCCCTGGTCATAAATAAGCCATGGGCTGTTTTTATCATCCCGTATTAGTATCATGCTCCAGTTTTCATAGACTCCCTTATTCCAAGGCCCTGTAACTTTGTCGGGATAATCTATATTAAAGCTCACCTTGAAAACTATAATGTTTTCCGGTTCAACAAATTTCCCGCCAGACTTGTAGCTTTTACGCATACTATCCTGGGAATCATAATCAATGCTTAAAAGTGTGCGTTTTTCCGTACCGAAGAGCTGGACATTGCCGCTTTTTACCCTCTCAAGCGTACGGCCCTCCCTCGGGTACATCGTTGCAAGTATTGCCTCCGCATCCTTTGCTGCAACAGCGCGATAGTATTCCTCCACAACCGCGCGGGCTGCGGCCACTTCTTCTTTCGTAAACTCCGGCATGACGACCTCTTGCGATTTATTTCCCTTTGTAGTATTCCATTTATCAACAGCCATTAGGGCTTCTTTGATTATTTTTTCTGTTTCAGGATCAACATCCTTGTTTTCATCCAATAACTTCTTTACAATATCTTCGCAAAGGGTCGCGGCAATGTGGCCCCGCAACCCTTTATCCCCGCTTTCAAGTATGTCAATAAGATAAGGTAAAGCTTGGGTTTCTAATGCAAGAATCGCATTATATTCTGCTTGATGGGCATTGATATAGTCCTGAGGATTGGGAGAATTTTTAGGCGAGGACATAATTGTAGCAAGATTTTCCTCTATTAGGCTTGCAATTCTATCGGAGCTTTTTTCATCTCCTATCTGTTTTTTCAAGAAAGTTAATGTATTGCCGATCTGTTCTATATGTGCCTCATCAGCCCATAAAATAAGGTAATGGTACAGAGAACCGTTTATTTTAACAGCGTCCGGGTATTTTACAATCAATCCCGCCTGATTTTTCATCTCTTCTGGCTGGTCGGCCGAAGGCAAAATGAGCCTTGCCTCCTGTCCATCAACCAGGCGTTTAACAATTTTCGGATCGGAACCGTAAGGATTCAGCTTGTGAAATGCGTCATTCTTCGTTACTTCATCGATTGACAAACTTTCGCCATTAATTGCTCCGACCTGGAAAAAGCCATCTTCTCCTTCATATCTTTCAACAAAGTTGGGATTTAATTTCCAATAAGACGGATATTTAAAGGAGATTTTATAGTCCTCAGATATGTATGCTGCACTTTCAGATGGATTTGCGGCAAAAGCAATCGCAGCCCCGCAAACAGCCACAACCGCAACCATTATGACCCAAAATGCAGGTTTCTTAAAATTGAGTATATTTTTTATTCTGGTTTTTACATAGCTCTCGCCGAATGCTAAAGGATTCGCCGCCAAAAGCCCTTTTCTTTTCACCGATAGTGTTAGGAGGGAATTTGAATAGCCGCCCTTTGCGCTGTCACCCAGCCTATGCAGCACGCTCTCATCGCAGGACATCTCCATGTCCCGGCTCATGAGCGCAAAACACAGCCACATGAGCGGATTGAACCAGTGAAGGATGAGTGCAAGAAAAGCAAGCGGCTTTATCAGATAATCCTTCCTGCGGATATGTGTACGCTCGTGCTCCAGTATATAGGACAGGTTGGCATCTCCAATGTTTGCAGGCACATAGATTTTCGGGCGGATAAAGCCGCATACGAAGGCTGTGCCGATGGCATCAGTTTCAAAGACATTGGCCTCCACACGAATCGCAGTCTGAAGTTTTCTTTTAATTTTTACATAAGAAACAATACTATAAACCAGCAGGGCAATAACGCCAAAAATCCAAATAAGGCTAAAAACAGCCATCCATATTTGCATGGGATTCACGCTTGCCACCGGAATAGCGGGAGGCAGAGAAGCATTCGCCGCGCTGTCAATGCTGCCAATGCCGGACTGAATCGCAGGCGTATGCATCAACCCTATATTCTGCGGTACAAACTCAGATACTCCGATTCCTTGCTTCGCATTCAGGTTTATCAGATTGAAAAAGCTAAAAGCTGAACCGAAAGAAAATGGGCATACAAGACGGAAAAGCACCGGTATCCAAAGAATATAGGAAAAAACCTTCGGCGCTTTTCTTAAAAACAGGCGGACAAGAATAATGCCAATAGCTACATATGATGCAGTGATACTCATGTTCACAATAGATATAAATAAATCTTGCAACAAGCTCATTTCACCGCCTCCTCTATAATCCGCTTCAGTTCCTCGGCCTCCTGTTCGGAAAGCTTACGGCCGCTCAGGAAGGCAGTCAGAAATTTCGGCAGCGACCCGTCAAATGTTTTTTCCAACACGGCTCTGCTTTCATATCTCTGCACATCTTCACGCTTAACCAATGAAGTAACGGTCGCATCCTTGTTTTGCAGAATACCGCGCTCGCAAAGCTTTTTTAATACAGTGTAGGTGGTTGACTTTTTCCAGCCGAGTTTATCAGCGCATAACTTTACAAGCTCAGTGGAATTGATCGGTTCGTTGTCCCAGATTATACTGACAAATTTATATTCCGCATCAAACAGCTTATATTTTTCCATGCAGTTGCCTCCTTGGGTTTATTTTAATAGACCTAATTAAAGTCTATCGCGTTCGACCCAATATGTCAATAGCGAAATATGAATTAAATTGCATTTTTGCAGATCATATTGATTTTGTTAAAGCACAAAAAGATTCAAGTTATAGACATGTTCCCTCGAACATATCAAATCATTTCAAATTACGTCTTTTTCGTCAACACAACCCCTCCCGCCAAAATCCGCCCCGAAAGGCTGTGGATGTGTTTCCACGAACAACCATACACATAAAAATACAGGGCTTCCCAGTATCTCCGCCGCCAAAAAACACATTTTCAGCAGATGGTAAATCACCGGAAAACCCTGTATTCAAGCCGTTTTTCAGGCGCTTATTTATTTTTTACATTTGTCATCAATACTATGCACTCAACGTGGCACGATAGGCTCACCTTGATGTCTGGACTGTGTTTTTCTATTTATCCGTTCGCGGGAATAGGTCGATAGTGGTTTTTATGGGGTTTTTCCGTTCGTGGAAACATGTCCACAGCATTTTATGGCTTTTATTCGTTCTCGGAAACAAGTCGACATGGGCAAAATAAAAAGCTGCTATAGCATACGGTCCTCCTTATCAGGTCGTTTTCCTATAATGTGTTTTGTCTTATCTATAGGAAACGGAACTTTAGCCGGTTCAAAGTATTCAATTCCTTCAACGATAGCGATCCGCTCAGCGTTGTTCGAGCCAACCGGCACAATCACTCTATCCCCAACCTTAATACTCTCGTCTTCGGTTTGGTAATAGTATGTATTGCCGTCCTCACCGAACGAAACACTGCAATAGATGACTTCACCTATCTTGCGTCCAGGCTTTTCATCGTCGTCATAGTCATCATCTTCATCGTCATACTCTATTCCGAACAAGGCGAGGAGTGCCTCCCAGTTCTCCGGATAAGTATTGTCACCGCCGTACATCAACCCGTGAGAACCCTCATAGCGCACAAACAGCGACCACTGAGTGCCGTCACAGATTAACATTTCGCCCTCTTGCGGATACCCGGACTTCCAATACTCCGTATGGATGTTGTTCCATTCAGCAATAAGCTGCTCTGTCTCTCGAACGGAATACCGCTTCTGGGGTTGCGCCTCCGTCAGAAACTTTCCGGTAAACAGAAATGCTCTTTTATCGGTAAACAAAAGATGGTAAATATCATAGCCGCCGTATCCGCCTATTTCAAAGTAAACTTCAGAGAGTTTCTTAGGCGTCGCCTGCCAGTCAATATCCTTAAGGCGCTTAAGCCATTTGACGAATTTCGCTTCTTTGAATGAGTCAATCTCGTTGTAGTTCCAGTGACATCCGGAAATGAGCTCTCTATGGATGATTGCCAACACGGTAAGCGCATCAAGAGCATCAACATTTCCTTTGGCTACTTCGGCTTCATTGAAGTTTTTACCCCGCAGGATGGAAGTATAAAAAACTCCGTCTTTGCAATATTGCGGATAGTTTGTCTCGATAAAATGCATAAATTCATCATAAAATTCATGAAATAGTACTTCATACGGCGGTTCATGTATGTAATCGCTAACGGTTGATACTGTCGGTGACAGCTTTCCGATATATTTTGTCAGTAAATTGAAGCGAGAACCGTCCTTGCCGATAAAAACTTCCCATTCGTCATAGATTGCCCGGAGTTCATCGTCCAAATAGCTCAAAGCTTTATCCCGGATATCATTCGGTACACCGTAATACGCTTCAGCAATTGCTCCCGTTATTGCGGCTATTGTGTCGCTGTCGCCGCCAAGTGATATTGCTATGCGAATAGCGTCCTCGAACGACTTTGATTCAAGGAAGCAGTCAATAGCTTGCGGCACGGTTTCCTGACAGGTCTCATTGAATTTATAAGTCGGGCGTATCTCATCAATAGTAAAATCAAGTGGATAGTAGTCTTTTGAGATTCTGTCTCGGATTTCGCTTTTCAGGAAGCCGCGGCGCGCCATGTAAACAGCGACCGAAACTGCTTCCGCGCCTTTGATACCTTCCTCATGATTGTGCGTGACTGAGGTTATTGTTTCTGAAAGACTGGCAGCTTCTGATTCGGTACGAGCAGCAAACCCGGCAGGGCTAATGCGCATAGCCGCTCCATTACCGAAGCTTAAATACGGCTCCGGATTATCACTGAACACCCAGCGGGCAAACATTCCACCGTAACCGCAGTCCGGATACTTACGTCCAATTTCTTGCATATATTTTACCGTTAGTTTACCAAGCAACTGGTGATAGTCACCATTTGAACCGTAACCACTTATCGACGGCTCAATGCTTTTTTCAGTTTCCATGATTGCCTTTGCGACGGCGAGGGTCATTATGCTGTCGTCGGTTGCAAAGCAGCCTTCAGCGAACAGGTCAAAGTCCTTATCCCTGTGGTTATTGAATTCGAAACGCGACCCTACAATGTCGCCGATAATTGCTCCGAGCATAGTTTTCACCCCATTCTTCAATAGTTCGCATATTTATCTGCGCTTCGCTCCATATACGCCAGCCATTCATACTCCGTTTCTATTTACTGCAACTCCTTTTTAAGTTTTTCAAGTAACAGTTTTTCTCTTTCCTCAAGAAAAACATCGAAATTACCAAATGACAAATCAACATCCGGTATATAGTGTTTCTTTTTATAATCTGCAAGTTCTCCAGCAGGAACCTTTTTACTAAGCCATTTATCAAAATCCATAGCCTTCTTTTCAATATTAGGGATATTCTCCAATAATTGCAGATTGCCAATATAGTTGCAGTTTTCGATAAAATCGTTTATTTTGCTTTGAGGGACGCCTTTAGCAGCCAGCCGCTTGGCAGTAAATTCACTTTTGGGGAAAATATGGTCAACATGAAAATTATGCCGCAAATCAGCCCAGGGGTATAATATTGAAAGAATTACCAAAGTATCACCCTGTCCGTACTTCGAATACAGCAGATTGTTTATGTCGTCCTCGGTAAATTGCAGAGTTCTGTTAGTACCTTTGAAGCGTTCAATGATTTTCTCCAATGGGAATCCGTTTGATCCGTATTGTTTGATTATGTCTCGAACCGGTTTTAATACACCGTCGGGTGAAAAACTGAATACTCGTTTAAGTAATGAAGATACAAACCACTGTTTAATATTGCGCCTATCCTCAATCCTTGAAGTGGATATTTCAAAGTTGTTTGGTAAGCCAATAGTTTTCAAGTAATAGGCAACCGGGATTATCAGGTTATTTGATGTGATGTTCTCCCGACTGAATCCAAAGCTGCTAATCAGCGTCAGTGCATCACGGATTGCCTTTGTAATGTTATCCCATTCGCTTTCTATTTTCAGCATATTGGTGCGGTTGAAATTATCTACCTTAAATGTGATATCCTCCATATCACACAAAACGAGACATGCTTTCAGGACAGCATCCTTGTTGATGTTAAAGCCATGCCCGATTTCGTTTATCTCATCGACAAAATCATTTATTTCCTCACGGGCATCCCGATTCTCCCACTGTGCCGTCGCAAAAGATAGCAAGAGGTCGGAATAACTGAGAGTAGTTCCTCCGCTGTTTACGCGAATAAAAATATTCAGCACCTTGTCAAGTTCCGCACTTTGCTCCAAGTAGTAACTGATTATAGGATTTACATGGATTACCTTATGTAGCTTGAATAACGCTCGATTCGCAAATTTCCCTTTTTCTTTATCGGGAGTTGACAATAAGCCCGACTCAAGCAGGTAATCATTTACTTCGTCCTGTTCTTTTAAATCCAGTATTTTGCCGACAGGAAACCAGTGATGGTTATCATCATTTGCTTTCGCTTCCGTATCGGTAAGAAACTCAAAATCATATTCAAAGTCCTCATCTTCCGGCCTTGAAAGCAGATTCAAATATAATTTTTTCTTTGGGTATGCCTGGGGATTGTCCCAGCGTTTATATGGCAACTTATCAGCATATGTCCCTTTCAAGGAGATATAAAGCGATGTCAGCCGTTGTTGACCATCCAGCACTGCCATAACATCGTCGCTGCCGCTAATATTTGCTTTTGGGTTGTGACGATTATCCTTTTTGTGATAATCCCGCAGAAATTCATAGAACTTGAAGTCAGATGCCTTCTCTTTCGGGACCTTCCAAAATAAAAATGCGTTGATAGGATAATCACGCATAAGACTGTCAAATAATTTTTTGATTTGCTCTTGACTCCATACAAATTCCCTTTGTATGGACGGCAAAAGATATTTTTTTGCATGAATGTCTGTTATAACCTCATTGATAGTTAGCGGCGTTTGAAACGACATAACGAAATCCTCCATTATCAATAATTATTTATCACCAAGGGGAAATCCTGTATCTCAATATAATTTATTGCAGAATGGCTGTCCCCATCAGAAGTTAATCCTCTCGCTCAGCATTTTCATCAAAAATTCTATCAAGTTCTTCATTTGAAGTAATGCCGCGCACTCTATTTCTAACAGGCGTTTTCGACATATCAAGGCGATAAAAATGGTCGCGGCCATCTACTCCTCGTTTTTGTCGAATCAACTGAATCCGTCCAAAAACATCCCAATGCTTCTCAGCAAACTTCGCTAAGCCCACTGCCTTGGGGTAATTATCCTTGCGACTTGGGTCATGCGGTTCCAATATATCAAAAATGTACCCTTGTGCATCGGCGCGGACAATCACTAAATCCGGGAACATGGAAGTGGTTATACCGCCGACTTCATACGGGATTTCAAGTGACCATTTTTTACGGTCGAGATTACGAAGCCAGCAAACAGCACCATTGTTCAGCTCTTCTGCAACAACTCCGCTTTCCCAGGGGTTCAGCGTTGCTTGGAATATCCCGTCCTCAGAGCAAAAGAGGTGCTGTTCAAGCTTAATGCTATCATCCGATACAGAGAAATCGATTGAATCCGGCAATACCCACGGTACAGCTATCGGTTGGGCTGAAGCATTGATTAATCTTTCATAGACAATCTTTCGCGCTTCGTTCAGCTTTGCGATGGCGCGTTTGTTGTTTTCGTAAAGATTAATAAATTCTTTCTCCGCATAGGTATCTATCCGCTCCATAGCGTCCGTATCACTTGTGAGAACAATAATTTCTTTTTTTATATCGATATGGTCGCGGGTACTGTGCCGGATCCAATACTCCTTATGCAAGCCCTCTCCCAAGAGCTTTCCGGCTTGTTCAAAATGCCGGGAAATATCAAATTCGGATACCGTCATAGTCTGTGTCGTCTCATCAAAGGAATAGGCATTGTCTCCATATTCAAATATCAGCGTCCCAAGAGGAAATCCGGTGATTGCAGCCGCCCGGCTGGCAAAGTCTCCGCTTTCTTTTATCCGTGCAATCTCCTCATCCATTTTTGATAAAACCGCATTTTTTACAGATTTCTGTGCTCCCAAGTCAATGCCATCCATTGTCAGCGCGCGGGAAAGCTGTATTAACAATTTGAGCGGTGCCTGCTTGCGGGACGAATCCACCCGATATGTGATAAGTTTATCCATTGCATCAAACACATCAGCATAGGCAAGATTGCGCCCAAGTGTAACAAGCTCTTTGTTAGTACCTGTTTCTGTAGGAATAATCGCTTCACTGTCACGTAAAGCATTGACCACATTCTTCACTGTATCTTCATCAAAGTACGGAAGAAATAGACTTACACTATTAAGCTCAGCATCGGAGGAAATCCTTCTTGCCAAGGGAGTACGAATCATGCGTCCCAAAAGCTGCGCAATATAAGTGTAGTCCTGCGCACTGCGGAATGACATCATCGTTTCAGCACGTGGGCAGTCCCAACCTGTGGAAAGGTTCATTTTGAAGAACACGACCTTTACATTTTCCTCGTCCTCAATTCGGGAGGCTTCAATTTGCTGAATATCAACGTCACGGACTTTAATCGTGCCGCGGTCATTGAATGTATGTACTACTTCGCCGGGCAGTAATTTGCGTCCCAGTGCTTCCTCCAGTAAATCAATGCAAGCACCCAAATCAGTATGGGTTACTTCACGCTCGTTGCCGTCCTCAACCTGAACAACAAGAATAGGATTTATCATTTTTTCGTCTTCGCGCTCACAGTAAGCTTTCCAGTGAGTGCACATTTTAAGCCAATTATCTACTGCACCTTTGAACATGGTCATATCGGCACTCAGCTGAATGTCTGGGTAGTGAATGATGATTCTGTCTTTCAAAAGCCCTGACTCACGCACTTCCTCAGGCGGAACGATGACTTTTTGAACTGTCGATGTCGTTCCAGCGATTAAGTTATCAAATCTCTGGGGTGTTGCGGTTACACCGATAACCAGGGGCATGACGCAAAGCCCGTCGTCCCTGCTTCCTTTGATGAATTTCTGCATAATGGACTGCGCCTTGTTCTCCGCCTGAACGGATGTGAATGTGCCTCTATGTGCCTCATCAATCACCACATAAAGCTGCTTTGGGTTACGTCTGGCAGTATTAGTGAGCGTCTCCCAAATAGAATACTGCCGCGTATCAGACGTTCCTGTCAGCAGCTTGTCAGAACCGAGTTTTTGTGTGTTCAGAAAATAGATGCGGCCGCCTTCAAAATACTCGGCGCTAAAGGTTGAATCGATAGTCACTAAGTCCCGCACACGGATTTTATCAGACTTGCTTTCGATTTTTAGTCGTGTTTGTTCATTGAGTTCGGGTGAATCGGAAAGCCAAATAAATACTGAATCTGGCTCACCTATGTGATCTGCACTTCCATATAGAATTTCCTCAAAAAGTGTGGTCATGATGATGGTTTTACCCGAACCTGTAGGCGCGGAAAAGGAAATCACTTGCGGGTCACGTTCGCTCCACATCAAGTGTGCCTTATTGATTTTTTCATGCAATTCGGCAAGAGCCGTTTCCTGAAATGGAAATAGTGTATCCCTCATTTACGAATCCCTCCTGCTTCCCAACACAAAGTTATCAATGTAATCGCGGTATAGTTGGTATGTGTTATTTATTTTTATGCCAGCGGTCATTTCGCGGAAAGCTTCCTCGGAGTATGTCACGAAATAGACCACTTTAATATTATCTTCTTCCGAAATCTTTTCGGCAAACTCGGCATATTTTGTTTCATCAACCAGAACTGCGAAGCCGTTCTGTGGAAGTATCAGCATCTCCGGTTCCTCATCACTGCTTATCTCCGGCCGCTGGCCAATTGCTCCGGATTTGAGCCACAGCAGCGGCAGTATCTCACGAAACTGTCGGCCAAGTGAAACACTGTTTTTATCCAAGAAGCCCAGCTTAAAGTATTCGACATTGGCAGGAAAGCCATCGCTCATGGGCCGTTTAACTTGCGATGTTACATTTATTGGACCAAGTAAGTCAGAAATCCGTGATTTAATTTCTTTGAATTTCCCCGTTTCTTTGACCACTATGTAAAAGTCTATGATGTGGTCTTGATCTTCTAACGCTTCCAGCCATGCATCAACAGCATTTACGTCGAATAAAATCGATGCTGAATGTTTCTCCGAAACAATGAATTTAGTGTCCGTTTTTACCAACGTTTGCGGTAGTTGTGTTTTTCCTTCCTTATCGCGAAGTAAAGAAACAAGCTGTTTTTTAGTACTAGTTGTTAGTTCTGTGGGATTTTCTATAAAACCAAGCTGATAGAATGAACGATCGACTTCCTTTGTTACAATCTGGTTTGTGAAATACTCTCCTGTTAGGACTGTACCGTCGTCACGTCTTCCAAGGATACTATACTTTGTCCTAGGCCAAGTTACCGAGCGGCAAATACCATGTTTTTCCCATTCAAGGTCACCGGGTTGATATCCTTTTTTTTGTAGAGCTTTTGATTCAGCATCCGATACCTCGTTATTCGTCACTAAAATGCAGCGGCGGTTACCATTATCCTCTATGTTCAGTAAATTTACCGCATGGAGCGTTGTTCCACTGCCAGCAAAGAAGTCGACAATAAGGGCGTTAGGTTTCCCTGAAACAACATGCCATAATGCATCATGAACAGCATAAAGCGATTTCGGATAAGAGAAAGTTGTATCTAGCATTGAATTGATCATTTTAGTGCCATATTCTTCAGCATTATATAATGGGTCAGTCCATATCGTTTTTGTATTTTCACTTTCGCGCTGAATATGTATTTCTATTGTTCCTGAGTTATTTACTGCTCTTAAGAATGGTAGCACTTCATCTTCATTCTTTTTGCTATATCTCCATTTTCGCTCGATACCTTGTGAATCGATAGGGTAAACATATATATAATCTCCAATTTTAACATTGGCCCCTTCAGGATGTTCGTCAAGAGGTAGAACATCACCAAACTTAACGATATTAAGTTCTGCGTCAACAATAACAGGATAAAATGTGGTTGCTCGAGCCGTCTGGCTTCGTTTTGACTGATTTCCCCATTTTCTAAAATTACTAATCTCACCACCCAAATGACTTTTTTTATAAATCTCGCTCGTTTTTGAAACTACAAATATTGCTGTTTCATGAGTAACTGCAAATTTTTCTCCTTGTGTACCTCTAGGATTATGTTGAATAGGCACTGAAAATAGTTTTCTATCAGGGAATATTTCATTAAGGAGCATAGTAAGATGAGCGTGTTCATTATCATCAATAGTAACAATCAAAACACCATCATCGGCAAGAATTCTCTTTGCAATCCTCAGCCGTTTTTGCATCATTGAGAGCCACTTACTGTGACGCCAATTATCACTGGAATCTACATAGTCATTATTGTATTTCCAATCCCGGGCACCTGTGTTGTATGGTGGGTCAATATAAATACAATCAACTTTCTTAGGGTAGAGATATTCCAGTAACTGAAGAGCGTGGTAGTTGTCTGCTTCAATGAGAGTATGCCATAAGCTACTATCAGGCGCATTCTCTACAGAAGCAATCGGCTGGAGCATGGGAAATATCGGTTCGCCGAACTGAGCAACCGAAACCAGCTCCGTAAGCGGGATGGTCAAAGTATCGCCTGTTGCCTTGTTACGGCAAAGGGCGGTATCACCATCTAGTTTCACCACTGTGTAAATATCATTGATGTGTCCAGTTTTCCGTGCAACGGTTGAACCACGTTTAACAGGAACATCGTAAAGCGGCGTGCACTCAGGGATGTGCTCCTCGAATACAAGTCCGAATTTTTTATTTTTAGATAGGCGGGCAAATTCCTGTTCCAATCGACTACGTAAAGATGCGTCAGGGATTTGTCGCAGTAAATCATTGATTGCAGCCATACTTTAGCTCCTCCTATGCTTAATCATTCGATTCATACTTGCTCCACGAACGGCCGAAAAGCTCATTTCCGTCCGACAATCGCAAAACTGCCGTAGTTTCTAAAATCTCATGTGCCTTTGCGGTCGTAGAATCAGCCTTATCAAATGCAATGAAAATCTGTCGTCCACTGTCCATATAACGTTCCAATATGTGTTCCAGATGTATATCCTCAATACGCTTAAGAATATTGGAATCATGAATGAGTGCTGGAATCGGGCGTAATTCAAGTACACTCAAATCATATATCACAAGGCTCTTGAACGCAGTACCTTCACTGGTATTACCGGGCGTTCCAAAAAAGATGTCCTTTTGCGGTGTGATTTGCAAAAGAGGCGCTGTTTCCTGTTGCTCGGTCACAACACCGTTTATTAATTCCATGCGCATATTGATGGCGTCTTGTATCTCTTCCAGCTTTTCGGTTTGCTGTTGTAATAGTTCTGCCAGCCTATGCTCTGCTTCGGCGCGGGCTTCCTGTAATTCTTTCTGGTGAATCAGCTCAGCGGTTTCTTCTTCAAGCCTGTCAATGCTTTTTGACACGTTGACACATTGAGAGAGCACTCGTTCCGACATCTCCTTTGCCAAACCGGACTCCTCGA from Heliomicrobium modesticaldum Ice1 encodes the following:
- a CDS encoding RNA polymerase sigma factor, yielding MLPIYLAMLDGDDEKSKFESLYLTYRKLMFHVANGILNDEGLAEDAVHQAFLKILENFDKVGEISCHKTRNYVVIIVRNVAINMYNSRKRYSAVPIEEAVFCAAGDLPEQTENLDSLTKAVLKLPVIYKDALKLKYVQEFSNAEIAEMLGISEAAVRKRLERARRMLEEILGMEGNSDDD
- a CDS encoding M56 family metallopeptidase is translated as MSLLQDLFISIVNMSITASYVAIGIILVRLFLRKAPKVFSYILWIPVLFRLVCPFSFGSAFSFFNLINLNAKQGIGVSEFVPQNIGLMHTPAIQSGIGSIDSAANASLPPAIPVASVNPMQIWMAVFSLIWIFGVIALLVYSIVSYVKIKRKLQTAIRVEANVFETDAIGTAFVCGFIRPKIYVPANIGDANLSYILEHERTHIRRKDYLIKPLAFLALILHWFNPLMWLCFALMSRDMEMSCDESVLHRLGDSAKGGYSNSLLTLSVKRKGLLAANPLAFGESYVKTRIKNILNFKKPAFWVIMVAVVAVCGAAIAFAANPSESAAYISEDYKISFKYPSYWKLNPNFVERYEGEDGFFQVGAINGESLSIDEVTKNDAFHKLNPYGSDPKIVKRLVDGQEARLILPSADQPEEMKNQAGLIVKYPDAVKINGSLYHYLILWADEAHIEQIGNTLTFLKKQIGDEKSSDRIASLIEENLATIMSSPKNSPNPQDYINAHQAEYNAILALETQALPYLIDILESGDKGLRGHIAATLCEDIVKKLLDENKDVDPETEKIIKEALMAVDKWNTTKGNKSQEVVMPEFTKEEVAAARAVVEEYYRAVAAKDAEAILATMYPREGRTLERVKSGNVQLFGTEKRTLLSIDYDSQDSMRKSYKSGGKFVEPENIIVFKVSFNIDYPDKVTGPWNKGVYENWSMILIRDDKNSPWLIYDQGY
- a CDS encoding BlaI/MecI/CopY family transcriptional regulator; this translates as MEKYKLFDAEYKFVSIIWDNEPINSTELVKLCADKLGWKKSTTYTVLKKLCERGILQNKDATVTSLVKREDVQRYESRAVLEKTFDGSLPKFLTAFLSGRKLSEQEAEELKRIIEEAVK
- a CDS encoding ADP-ribosylglycohydrolase family protein; translated protein: MLGAIIGDIVGSRFEFNNHRDKDFDLFAEGCFATDDSIMTLAVAKAIMETEKSIEPSISGYGSNGDYHQLLGKLTVKYMQEIGRKYPDCGYGGMFARWVFSDNPEPYLSFGNGAAMRISPAGFAARTESEAASLSETITSVTHNHEEGIKGAEAVSVAVYMARRGFLKSEIRDRISKDYYPLDFTIDEIRPTYKFNETCQETVPQAIDCFLESKSFEDAIRIAISLGGDSDTIAAITGAIAEAYYGVPNDIRDKALSYLDDELRAIYDEWEVFIGKDGSRFNLLTKYIGKLSPTVSTVSDYIHEPPYEVLFHEFYDEFMHFIETNYPQYCKDGVFYTSILRGKNFNEAEVAKGNVDALDALTVLAIIHRELISGCHWNYNEIDSFKEAKFVKWLKRLKDIDWQATPKKLSEVYFEIGGYGGYDIYHLLFTDKRAFLFTGKFLTEAQPQKRYSVRETEQLIAEWNNIHTEYWKSGYPQEGEMLICDGTQWSLFVRYEGSHGLMYGGDNTYPENWEALLALFGIEYDDEDDDYDDDEKPGRKIGEVIYCSVSFGEDGNTYYYQTEDESIKVGDRVIVPVGSNNAERIAIVEGIEYFEPAKVPFPIDKTKHIIGKRPDKEDRML
- a CDS encoding DUF262 domain-containing protein, translated to MSFQTPLTINEVITDIHAKKYLLPSIQREFVWSQEQIKKLFDSLMRDYPINAFLFWKVPKEKASDFKFYEFLRDYHKKDNRHNPKANISGSDDVMAVLDGQQRLTSLYISLKGTYADKLPYKRWDNPQAYPKKKLYLNLLSRPEDEDFEYDFEFLTDTEAKANDDNHHWFPVGKILDLKEQDEVNDYLLESGLLSTPDKEKGKFANRALFKLHKVIHVNPIISYYLEQSAELDKVLNIFIRVNSGGTTLSYSDLLLSFATAQWENRDAREEINDFVDEINEIGHGFNINKDAVLKACLVLCDMEDITFKVDNFNRTNMLKIESEWDNITKAIRDALTLISSFGFSRENITSNNLIIPVAYYLKTIGLPNNFEISTSRIEDRRNIKQWFVSSLLKRVFSFSPDGVLKPVRDIIKQYGSNGFPLEKIIERFKGTNRTLQFTEDDINNLLYSKYGQGDTLVILSILYPWADLRHNFHVDHIFPKSEFTAKRLAAKGVPQSKINDFIENCNYIGNLQLLENIPNIEKKAMDFDKWLSKKVPAGELADYKKKHYIPDVDLSFGNFDVFLEEREKLLLEKLKKELQ